In the genome of Dunckerocampus dactyliophorus isolate RoL2022-P2 chromosome 6, RoL_Ddac_1.1, whole genome shotgun sequence, one region contains:
- the LOC129182861 gene encoding mucin-2-like isoform X4 translates to MKSKTMLLLVLAVLVPSLSQGRVVSRCELKKRLDEAVMLPDGLHMFKENILSVVLCEVERASQLNTSLVRTVPTMPIIPQPTTTTIRPPEPPTTSTTTPPAPPTTYTTRPPEPTTNATRPPEPPTTNTTRPEPTTNATRPPEPPTTSTTTPPAPPTTYTTRPPEPTTNATRPPEPPTTSTTTPPAPPTTYTTRPPEPTTNATRPPEPPTTNTTRPEPTTNATRPPEPPTTSTTTPPAPPTTYTTRPPEPTTNATRPPEPPTTNTTRPEPTTNATRPPEPPTTSTTTPPAPPTTNTTRPPEPTTNDTRPPEPPTTNTTRPPAPLTTNTTRPPEPTTNATTPPEPPTTNTTRPPEPPTTSTTTPPAPPTTNTTRPPEPTTNATRPPEPLTTNTTRPPAPLTTNTTRPLAPITNATRPPGPPTTNTTRPLAPLTTNATRPPEPTTIATRPPGPTTTNTTRPPAPLTTNTTRPPEPTTNATRPPEPPTTNTTRPPAPLTTNTTRPPEPTTNATRPPEPPTTNTTRPPAPLTTNTTRPLAPITNATRPPGPPTTNTTRPPAPLTTNATRPPEPTIIATRPPGPPTTNTTRPPAPLTTNTTRPPEPTTNATRPPEPPTTNTTRPPAPLTTNTTRPLAPITNATRPPGPPTTNTTRPPAPLTTNATRPPEPTTNATRPTEPPTTNTRRPPAPLTTNTTRPLAPITNATRPPGPPTTNTTRPPAPLTTNVTRPPEPTANATRPLEPPTTNTTRPPAPPTTNTTRPLAPTTNATRSLVPTTNATRFPEPSIIPTRPPEPPTTNATRPPELSTIATRPPELSTIATRPPAPPMTNTTRPPEPPTTNTTRPSELVTNTTRALASISDATRPSETTTIPTRLTEPPTNATRLPEPTIIPTRPPAPSTISTRLPETTTVARGLETFGTASPEFATNQFPNANLTDISRQIELAALEKHVDEMWRKKDGKRRKRQSGDRSWDEQPSYYGLFQLSDSIFCASSNSSTNNICMTPCSAFIDDDITDDIECFVASRYWMNVFRTASSECYEVSNFLDECS, encoded by the exons ATGAAGTCAAAGACAATGCTGCTGCTTGTCCTAGCGGTCCTGGTGCCAAGCCTGTCCCAGGGCCGCGTCGTCTCCAGATGTGAGCTCAAAAAGAGACTTGATGAGGCTGTCATGCTACCTGATGGgcttcacatgttcaaagaaaaTATCCTGTCAGTGG TATTGTGTGAAGTGGAGAGGGCATCCCAGCTGAACACCAGCCTGGTCAGGACTGTCCCTACCATGCCAATAATCCCTCAACCAACAACCACCACCATAAGACCCCCTGAACCACCGACAACATCCACCACAACACCCCCTGCACCACCGACAACCTATACCACAAGACCCCCTGAACCAACAACCAATGCCACAAGACCCCCTGAACCTCCGACAACCAACACTACAAGACCTGAACCAACAACCAATGCCACAAGACCCCCTGAACCACCGACAACATCCACCACAACACCCCCTGCACCACCAACAACCTATACAACAAGACCCCCTGAACCAACAACCAATGCCACAAGACCCCCTGAACCACCGACAACATCCACCACAACACCCCCTGCACCACCAACAACCTATACAACAAGACCCCCTGAACCAACAACCAATGCCACAAGACCCCCTGAACCTCCGACAACCAACACTACAAGACCTGAACCAACAACCAATGCCACAAGACCCCCTGAACCACCGACAACATCCACCACAACACCCCCTGCACCACCGACAACCTATACCACAAGACCCCCTGAACCAACAACCAATGCCACAAGACCCCCTGAACCTCCGACAACCAACACTACAAGACCTGAACCAACAACCAATGCCACAAGACCCCCTGAACCACCGACAACATCCACCACAACACCCCCTGCACCACCAACAACCAATACCACAAGACCCCCTGAACCAACAACCAATGACACAAGACCCCCTGAACCCCCGACAACTAACACTACAAGACCTCCTGCACCACTGACAACCAATACCACAAGACCCCCTGAACCAACAACCAATGCCACAACACCCCCTGAACCCCCGACAACCAACACTACAAGACCCCCTGAACCACCGACAACATCTACCACAACACCCCCTGCACCACCGACAACCAATACCACAAGACCCCCTGAACCAACAACCAATGCCACAAGACCCCCTGAACCCCTGACAACCAACACTACAAGACCTCCTGCACCACTGACAACCAACACCACAAGACCTCTTGCACCAATAACCAATGCCACAAGACCCCCTGGACCCCCTACAACCAACACTACAAGACCTCTTGCACCACTGACAACCAATGCCACAAGACCCCCTGAACCAACAACCATTGCCACAAGACCCCCTGGACCCACGACAACCAACACTACAAGACCTCCTGCACCACTGACAACCAATACCACAAGACCCCCTGAACCAACAACCAATGCCACAAGACCCCCTGAACCCCCGACAACTAACACTACAAGACCTCCTGCACCACTGACAACCAATACCACAAGACCTCCTGAACCAACAACCAATGCCACAAGACCCCCTGAACCCCCGACAACCAACACTACAAGACCTCCTGCACCACTGACAACCAACACCACAAGACCCCTTGCACCAATAACCAATGCCACAAGACCCCCTGGACCCCCGACAACCAACACTACAAGACCTCCTGCACCACTGACAACCAATGCCACAAGACCCCCTGAACCAACAATCATTGCCACAAGACCCCCTGGACCTCCGACAACCAACACTACAAGACCTCCTGCACCACTGACAACCAATACCACAAGACCCCCTGAACCAACAACCAATGCCACAAGACCCCCTGAACCCCCGACAACCAACACTACAAGACCTCCTGCACCACTGACAACCAACACCACAAGACCCCTTGCACCAATAACCAATGCCACAAGACCCCCTGGACCCCCGACAACCAACACTACAAGACCTCCTGCACCACTGACAACCAATGCCACAAGACCCCCTGAACCAACAACCAATGCCACAAGACCCACTGAACCCCCGACAACCAACACTAGAAGACCTCCTGCACCACTGACAACCAACACCACAAGACCCCTTGCACCAATAACCAATGCCACAAGACCCCCTGGACCCCCGACAACCAACACTACAAGACCTCCTGCACCACTGACAACCAATGTCACAAGACCCCCTGAACCAACAGCGAATGCCACAAGACCCCTTGAACCCCCGACAACCAACACTACAAGACCTCCTGCACCACCGACAACCAATACCACAAGACCCCTTGCACCAACAACCAATGCCACAAGATCCCTTGTACCAACAACCAATGCCACAAGATTTCCAGAACCATCAATCATTCCCACAAGACCCCCTGAACCACCAACAACCAATGCCACAAGACCCCCAGAACTGTCAACCATTGCCACAAGACCCCCAGAACTGTCAACCATTGCCACAAGACCCCCTGCACCACCGATGACCAACACCACAAGACCTCCTGAACCACCGACAACCAACACCACAAGACCCTCTGAACTTGTGACTAACACAACAAGAGCCCTTGCATCAATATCCGATGCCACAAGGCCATCTGAAACAACCACCATTCCCACAAGACTCACTGAACCACCAACCAATGCTACAAGACTTCCGGAACCAACAATCATTCCCACAAGGCCCCCTGCCCCATCAACCATTTCGACAAGGCTCCCTGAAACGACAACAGTTGCCAGAGGACTGGAAACCTTTGGCACTGCATCCCCTGAATTTGCAACCAATCAGTTTCCAAACGCCAACCTGACTGACATATCACGGCAGATTGAGCTGGCGGCCCTGGAAAAGCACGTGGATGAAATGTGGAGGAAGAAAGACGGGAAGCGTCGTAAGCGTCAGTCAGGGGACAGGAGCTGGGACGAGCAGCCATCTTATTATGGACTCTTCCAGCTTTCTGACTCAATTTTCTGTGCCTCAAGTAATTCTTCGACAAACAACATCTGCATGACGCCGTGCAGTG CTTTCAtcgatgatgacatcacagatgaCATTGAATGCTTTGTGGCCAGCCGGTACTGGAT GAATGTTTTCAGGACAGCCAGCAGTGAGTGTTACGAAGTCTCCAATTTCCTTGATGAATGTAGCTGA